One genomic window of Ctenopharyngodon idella isolate HZGC_01 chromosome 18, HZGC01, whole genome shotgun sequence includes the following:
- the dut gene encoding deoxyuridine 5'-triphosphate nucleotidohydrolase, mitochondrial isoform X2: MISLQSESTEQRSRLAMEVTEAVSPQKRSKSDAVNGHEEKKVLKFAKLTEHATTPSRGSNRAAGFDLYSAYDYSIGPMEKALIKTDIQIAVPHGYYGRVAPRSGLAVKHFIDVGAGVVDEDYRGNLGVVLFNFNKEPFEVKKGDRIAQLICERICYPELQELQTLDETERGAGGFGSTGTN; this comes from the exons ATGATTTCGCTTCAATCTGAATCAACTGAACAGCGTTCGAGACTCGCGATGGAAG TTACAGAAGCGGTTTCGCCGCAGAAGAGAAGCAAGAGTGATGCAGTGAACGGACACGAAGAGAAAAAAGTGCTAAAATTCGCCAAACTGACAGAACACGCCACGACACCGAGCCGAGGATCGAACCGAGCCGCGGGATTCGACCTCTACAG tgcaTATGACTACAGCATCGGGCCGATGGAAAAAGCTCTGATCAAGACTGACATCCAGATCGCGGTTCCACACGGATATTACGGCAGAGTAG CTCCTCGCTCAGGTCTCGCCGTGAAGCACTTCATCGATGTGGGCG CTGGTGTGGTTGATGAGGACTACAGAGGGAATCTGGGAGTCGTGCTGTTCAACTTCAACAAAGAGCCATTTGAAG TGAAGAAAGGAGACCGTATCGCTCAGCTGATCTGTGAGAGGATCTGTTACCCGGAGCTGCAGGAGTTACAG ACGCTGGATGAGACCGAGAGAGGAGCAGGCGGCTTCGGCTCCACCGGCACCAACTGA
- the dut gene encoding deoxyuridine 5'-triphosphate nucleotidohydrolase, mitochondrial isoform X3, whose translation MLFRGASVAAVRGLNWFVFGEAVSPQKRSKSDAVNGHEEKKVLKFAKLTEHATTPSRGSNRAAGFDLYSAYDYSIGPMEKALIKTDIQIAVPHGYYGRVAPRSGLAVKHFIDVGAGVVDEDYRGNLGVVLFNFNKEPFEVKKGDRIAQLICERICYPELQELQTLDETERGAGGFGSTGTN comes from the exons ATGTTGTTTCGGGGTGCTTCAGTCGCTGCTGTTCGCGGTTTAAACTGGTTTGTGTTCGGAG AAGCGGTTTCGCCGCAGAAGAGAAGCAAGAGTGATGCAGTGAACGGACACGAAGAGAAAAAAGTGCTAAAATTCGCCAAACTGACAGAACACGCCACGACACCGAGCCGAGGATCGAACCGAGCCGCGGGATTCGACCTCTACAG tgcaTATGACTACAGCATCGGGCCGATGGAAAAAGCTCTGATCAAGACTGACATCCAGATCGCGGTTCCACACGGATATTACGGCAGAGTAG CTCCTCGCTCAGGTCTCGCCGTGAAGCACTTCATCGATGTGGGCG CTGGTGTGGTTGATGAGGACTACAGAGGGAATCTGGGAGTCGTGCTGTTCAACTTCAACAAAGAGCCATTTGAAG TGAAGAAAGGAGACCGTATCGCTCAGCTGATCTGTGAGAGGATCTGTTACCCGGAGCTGCAGGAGTTACAG ACGCTGGATGAGACCGAGAGAGGAGCAGGCGGCTTCGGCTCCACCGGCACCAACTGA
- the dut gene encoding deoxyuridine 5'-triphosphate nucleotidohydrolase, mitochondrial isoform X1: MLFRGASVAAVRGLNWFVFGVTEAVSPQKRSKSDAVNGHEEKKVLKFAKLTEHATTPSRGSNRAAGFDLYSAYDYSIGPMEKALIKTDIQIAVPHGYYGRVAPRSGLAVKHFIDVGAGVVDEDYRGNLGVVLFNFNKEPFEVKKGDRIAQLICERICYPELQELQTLDETERGAGGFGSTGTN, from the exons ATGTTGTTTCGGGGTGCTTCAGTCGCTGCTGTTCGCGGTTTAAACTGGTTTGTGTTCGGAG TTACAGAAGCGGTTTCGCCGCAGAAGAGAAGCAAGAGTGATGCAGTGAACGGACACGAAGAGAAAAAAGTGCTAAAATTCGCCAAACTGACAGAACACGCCACGACACCGAGCCGAGGATCGAACCGAGCCGCGGGATTCGACCTCTACAG tgcaTATGACTACAGCATCGGGCCGATGGAAAAAGCTCTGATCAAGACTGACATCCAGATCGCGGTTCCACACGGATATTACGGCAGAGTAG CTCCTCGCTCAGGTCTCGCCGTGAAGCACTTCATCGATGTGGGCG CTGGTGTGGTTGATGAGGACTACAGAGGGAATCTGGGAGTCGTGCTGTTCAACTTCAACAAAGAGCCATTTGAAG TGAAGAAAGGAGACCGTATCGCTCAGCTGATCTGTGAGAGGATCTGTTACCCGGAGCTGCAGGAGTTACAG ACGCTGGATGAGACCGAGAGAGGAGCAGGCGGCTTCGGCTCCACCGGCACCAACTGA
- the dut gene encoding deoxyuridine 5'-triphosphate nucleotidohydrolase, mitochondrial isoform X4 — protein MISLQSESTEQRSRLAMEEAVSPQKRSKSDAVNGHEEKKVLKFAKLTEHATTPSRGSNRAAGFDLYSAYDYSIGPMEKALIKTDIQIAVPHGYYGRVAPRSGLAVKHFIDVGAGVVDEDYRGNLGVVLFNFNKEPFEVKKGDRIAQLICERICYPELQELQTLDETERGAGGFGSTGTN, from the exons ATGATTTCGCTTCAATCTGAATCAACTGAACAGCGTTCGAGACTCGCGATGGAAG AAGCGGTTTCGCCGCAGAAGAGAAGCAAGAGTGATGCAGTGAACGGACACGAAGAGAAAAAAGTGCTAAAATTCGCCAAACTGACAGAACACGCCACGACACCGAGCCGAGGATCGAACCGAGCCGCGGGATTCGACCTCTACAG tgcaTATGACTACAGCATCGGGCCGATGGAAAAAGCTCTGATCAAGACTGACATCCAGATCGCGGTTCCACACGGATATTACGGCAGAGTAG CTCCTCGCTCAGGTCTCGCCGTGAAGCACTTCATCGATGTGGGCG CTGGTGTGGTTGATGAGGACTACAGAGGGAATCTGGGAGTCGTGCTGTTCAACTTCAACAAAGAGCCATTTGAAG TGAAGAAAGGAGACCGTATCGCTCAGCTGATCTGTGAGAGGATCTGTTACCCGGAGCTGCAGGAGTTACAG ACGCTGGATGAGACCGAGAGAGGAGCAGGCGGCTTCGGCTCCACCGGCACCAACTGA
- the dut gene encoding deoxyuridine 5'-triphosphate nucleotidohydrolase, mitochondrial isoform X5, giving the protein MPCSEVTEAVSPQKRSKSDAVNGHEEKKVLKFAKLTEHATTPSRGSNRAAGFDLYSAYDYSIGPMEKALIKTDIQIAVPHGYYGRVAPRSGLAVKHFIDVGAGVVDEDYRGNLGVVLFNFNKEPFEVKKGDRIAQLICERICYPELQELQTLDETERGAGGFGSTGTN; this is encoded by the exons ATGCCCTGCTCTGAAGTTACAGAAGCGGTTTCGCCGCAGAAGAGAAGCAAGAGTGATGCAGTGAACGGACACGAAGAGAAAAAAGTGCTAAAATTCGCCAAACTGACAGAACACGCCACGACACCGAGCCGAGGATCGAACCGAGCCGCGGGATTCGACCTCTACAG tgcaTATGACTACAGCATCGGGCCGATGGAAAAAGCTCTGATCAAGACTGACATCCAGATCGCGGTTCCACACGGATATTACGGCAGAGTAG CTCCTCGCTCAGGTCTCGCCGTGAAGCACTTCATCGATGTGGGCG CTGGTGTGGTTGATGAGGACTACAGAGGGAATCTGGGAGTCGTGCTGTTCAACTTCAACAAAGAGCCATTTGAAG TGAAGAAAGGAGACCGTATCGCTCAGCTGATCTGTGAGAGGATCTGTTACCCGGAGCTGCAGGAGTTACAG ACGCTGGATGAGACCGAGAGAGGAGCAGGCGGCTTCGGCTCCACCGGCACCAACTGA